The genomic window CTGTATTCGACAATTTTACCAAAAACAGTTACCCACTTCGTTGCGCCTTGCTCAGTAGTCATTAACAGCGTTAAATTTATATTGGGTATTTCACCAAGACAATGCGCTTTCACTTCTCGGTTAAGGCGGGCTAAATCTTCTTCTTTTAGCCATTTTTGACCAAAAGAGAGTGGGCCTAAGAATGCTTCTGCAGAGTAGTCCAACATAGCCATAAATTGTGCGGAATAAAGTAGCGTTCCTTCAATAATATTACACTCCCAAAAAGCTTCTTCTATGGTGTTTAATATTTTATGGGTGTGTGTTGATAACGCTGCAGATTCTATTTTATCTGCTAGATTTTCTTGCTCATTAATCGTTTTATCGTCAGAGCTATCCTTTAACAATGAATCCATAAGATAGACAGTATAACCGCCAGCAACTTCACTTGTTTTTATTGTACAATTGAGCATCTCATCTGACTTACTCAATAAAACAACATCTCTAACACCTGACATAACTCCTGATCTACCTTGGTAGTTATGACAAAACTTTAGATGCGAATTAGCAAGTTCCTTGGGCAAGAGCATTTCTAGCGGTTGCCCTTTAATTTCTGCTAAACAATAACCAGAAAAACTTTCTACCCAACGATTACAACCGGTAATAATCCCTTGATGATCTAATTGAATAACCGAAAAAGGAATACTATTGATCGATACCGTTAAATCCTCAGAGGTCGTACTCAAAATAGTTCATCCTCATCATCAAAATCAACTGTTTCCTCTTCTTGTTGTTGATTAAGGACTTCAAGTTCATCAACACTGGCTAAGGCGCCATCAAGTAAATCGGTAACTTCAAGAAAATTTATATCATCTTGTGAGTGTTTTTTTAAGGCACCGTGAACCAAGTTGGTAAGATATTGTTCTTGTTCATCTGACATCTCTAAGACATGAAAGCTCATACCTATGTTGGTGACTATCTCATTCATCACTTCCTGTTGATGGTGCTTAGATATGGCAATCATGTTTTTGGTAGTAGAAACAGCTTGCTGAATTTTGCTTTGTACCTCCACCAGTGAATTTTTATAAGTAATAAAAGCAATACGAGCACCTATGCATTCAATAACAGAGGCGAGTGCATCAATATATATATCAGTATCAATAGCGCCATCGACTAAATTTAAAATAAGGATTGAGCACAGTGGATGGTTAAAAATAGTTCTAGAACTAAAGCGATATAAACGAGGTTTAACCCTTAACAGTTTCATTACATCGATTTCTACAGGAGAACAAAAGCCATTTTTAGAACTAAAGAAAAGGGATTTTTCATTGATCGGGTAAAAAGCAATACAGCCATCTAAGTTCATTGTATAAAGAAATGAAAACACTTCATCTCTAATTTTTTCTAAAGTAAAACAATGATTAAGTCGAGATGTTAGCTGCATACAGCTGCCATATTTAGCCGCTTGTGCCATTGAAATATTAATAACTCGATCTTTTGAACTAATTTCTGTTTCAAAGCTATGAATTTTATCTTGATAAGAGATAAGTTTTTTTAGCTTTTTATCCAAAGCTAATAAAGAAATAGGTTTTGCAAGGAAATCATCGGCTCCACACTCTAAACCTTTAAGTACAGCATCTTCGGTGGCTAGGC from Colwellia sp. PAMC 20917 includes these protein-coding regions:
- a CDS encoding response regulator yields the protein MSKPRLLIIDDDKDYLELLHEALTESFEVTCATNIKDADKLVSDNQLFDIALVDENIGADKGSQWIKRNVEQHTVATSFVLYSGLATEDAVLKGLECGADDFLAKPISLLALDKKLKKLISYQDKIHSFETEISSKDRVINISMAQAAKYGSCMQLTSRLNHCFTLEKIRDEVFSFLYTMNLDGCIAFYPINEKSLFFSSKNGFCSPVEIDVMKLLRVKPRLYRFSSRTIFNHPLCSILILNLVDGAIDTDIYIDALASVIECIGARIAFITYKNSLVEVQSKIQQAVSTTKNMIAISKHHQQEVMNEIVTNIGMSFHVLEMSDEQEQYLTNLVHGALKKHSQDDINFLEVTDLLDGALASVDELEVLNQQQEEETVDFDDEDELF